Genomic DNA from Desulfurivibrio alkaliphilus AHT 2:
GTTGTTTGGCACCATGACCATTTGCCATTACTGCCATGTCGATCCGGAAACCCGCGATCTGGCCGCCACCCAGGAATGCATGGCCTGCCACACCGAGATGGATGACATCCGCCCTCCCACCCACCTGCACGACTGGACCAGGGACCATGGCCTGGATGCCCGCAACGATCGTCAGACCTGTGTCTCCTGCCATAATAATCCGTCGTTCTGCAACGATTGCCACACCCGGCGGGACACCAATTTCAACGTGGTTCATAGCAGGTCTTACCGTTACTTTCATGGGATTGAGGCCCAGATCGACCCGGCCTCCTGCAACGCCTGCCATACCGCTAATTTCTGTATCGACTGTCACAGCGGCAGAAGAAGATTCTAAACCGGACCACAGTTATGATTAAGGAAGGCATGAACATACGGGGGTGGCTGACGGGGGCCGGATTACTGGCGACGGTAATGGTGCTGGTCATGGTCCTGGATTACGCCAGGGCCGGCGATACCCCCCTGGCGGACATCGAAGCGGAGCTGACCAGGTCTTTCGGGGCGGAGTTTTACCGGGAAGATCCCCATTGGCGGGCCAACGCCTGCGGGGCCTGCCATGCCGCCCGGCCGGACCGGCAGCAACTCTATCTGCTGGGAGACGGCAACACCACCTGCACGGTCTGCCATACCCGGGGCCGGGCCAGTCGGGAACCCCATCCGGTGGGCGGGGTGGATTCCGAGGCGGTGACCATTCCGGCGGAATTTTCCCTCGATGACCAGGGACGGACCACCTGTTTGACCTGTCATGACCATACTCCGGCTTGTGAGCGGCGTGACCGCCGGGAAAAAGTTAACTTCCTGCGACCGGTGCCGCCGACGGTGGAAGTGGTGGCGGGTGAACCGGAACTGCTGAATTTCTGCTACAGTTGTCATCACCGGGAAGATGCCGAAGGTTACAACCCCCACGAGGGTCAGCTTGACCCCATCGGGGCCGTTGAAGAGCGGCGCTGTCTCTTTTGCCACAGCCAGGTACCGGACCCCGAGGCGGAACCGGCCCGGGATTATCAACTGCGCAAGGAAATGTCGGTAACCTGTATCGGCTGCCACCTGCTGACCCCCCATGCCGGGGCCGCCGAACACCTGGAACAGCCATCGGAAAAAACCCTGGCGGCGGTGCAACAGGCGGAACAGGAACTGGGAGTGGTGCTGCCCCTGGATGAAAAAGGTCGGGTTACCTGCGCTACTTGCCATAACCCGCACGAAAAAGGGGTTTTTCCACCCTCCCATCCTGCCGGCAAGCGCTACGACGAAGAGCAACTGCCGCCGGAGGTTTATCGCAAATATGAGCAGATGGTCCGTCCCGGCAAGCCGGTGCGGCGGGATTTTCGTCTGGGGTTGCCGGATTTTCGCAGTGAGGTGCGGCCTGTCAGTGAACTTAAACCGGAAAGGAACATGCGATTGCCGGCCCGCGAGGGAACATTATGCGCGGCCTGTCATGGTGCAGGAGGAATTGACAGATGAGGTTGAGCGGAAAGACATTACCGGCCCTGGGGGCGCTGTGCTGCCTGCTGCTGGTCTCCCTGGCCTGGAGCCAGGAGGCGGCGGCGGATCGCTACTATCACGCCGATGCGGAAAACTGCATGATGTGCCACAAATACCCGGGCCTGTCCAGGGTGGACGATAACCGGGAATTGCGCCTGCTGTTCATTAACGAACGGTTGCTGGAGCATGGACCCCATTACCGGGTGCAGTGCGGCGATTGCCATAGCGACATCGACATGGTTCCCCATACGCTGCCGGTGGAGGAGGTCAACTGCCTCAAGCAGTGCCATATCGTAGAGCCCTCCACCGGGGAGCGTTTCAGCCATGAGCGGATCCAGGATTTCATGACCCGGGGCGCTCACTCCCGCTACGATGAAGAGGGCAACCTGAAAAAGTACGCCGACGATATGCCGGGCTGTATCGACTGCCACCGGGAAGAGCCCATGTACCAGCCCATGACCTACTTCAAGGGTGATGCTTACGAGGGCCTCGATGAACAGGCCATGGAGCGCTGTATCTCCTGCCATGAAGGGGAAGGGTTCACCGAGTCCTTTTACAAGCATGTCAGCAGTCGCCTGGAGCATACCCGCTCCGCCGATGTTATCGAGCAGATGTGCGCCAACTGCCACGACAACCCGGATATCATCGAGCGCCATGGCCTTAAGCGGGCGGTTTACTCCTATAAGTATACCTTCCACGCCAAGTGGACCGCCTTCGGCGGCCGCACCCAGCCTGACTGTACCGACTGCCACAGCAACCGCGGTGAGTCGGTGCATCTGATTCGCAGCCAGGAAGACCCCCTGTCTGCCATTCATCCCGACAACCGGCAGGCCACTTGCAGCCAGATCGGCTGCCATGAAAACGCCGGGCCTTACGTGGGCGATATCGGGGTTCATATCGACACCCACTTGCCGGAGTTCATAGTCGAGCGCTACGTATACTACATGTTCATCGTGCTTCTGGCCGGCGTACTGATCGGGGTTTACGTGCTGATGATTCTCGAGCAGATTCGGGGCCTTTTCCCGAATGCCAGTTTGATCAAAGAAAGGGACAAGAATCATGACAAGTAGCGGCAACGATAACCAACGGCCCATGACGGAGCTGCCCGTTTCTCCTTATGAGTTCCGGAGAAACCGGATCTATGTCTACAACGGCGAGAAGTTTTTCTTCCGCTTCAGCCTGCACCAACGGATCCAGCACATCTGGCTGGCCCTGTCGGTACTGATTCTGATCCTCACCGGGTTTCCCCTGAAGTTTCCGGACTCGGCTTTCTGGCAGCAGGTCTTCGCCCTGCTGGGCGGGATCGAGATGGCTCCCATCCTGCATCGGATCGCCGGGGTGGCCCTGTGTACGCTGTTTGTCTACCACATGATCTACTTCATCGCCCTTTTTTACCGGGAAGACATCAAGCCCATGCGCCAGCGCGGCGAGTTCTCTCTCTGGAACGCCCTGGTGGCCTTTTACAACATCCCGATGATTCCCCATGTAAAAGACGGCACCGACCTGGTGGATTACGTAAAATACCACCTTTTTATCAGCGACAAAAAACCCCGTTACGATAAGTTCATGTGGAAGGAGAAGTTCGACTACTTCGCCGTCTACTGGGGTACCCCGCTGCTTGGTCTGACCGGCATCTTCATGTGGAACCTGGAATTCTTCTCCCATTATCTGCCCGGGATTGTTTTCAACATCTCCTACATCGCCCATACCGACGAGGCCCTGCTGGCCGCCAGCTTCCTGTTGGTCTGGCATATCTACAACACCCATCTGCATCGCCACAAGTTTCCCATGGGCCGGGTATTCATCACCGGTTACCTGTCGGAACACGACATGATCGAGGAGCATTACGACGAGTACGTGGTGATGATGAAGGCCGAGGGCCTGGAGCATGAAATCAAGGGCCAGTATGATCCCAGCGAGCATGAGCACCACTGGCAGGAAAGAAAGTCCACCAAATTGATCTTTGGTGGGGTCATTTCCGCGGTTTCCGTGGTGCTGATCTGGATGATCCTGGATCTCTCCATCTACAGCTCCCACGGCTTTTTCCCCCGGGAGCGGCCCAAGTTGATTGAACCGCCGCCGCAAACGGTGCTTGAAGAGGTGCGGCTGGAGGGCATCAGCGCCTTGGAAGGATTCAACAACAAGGAGGAGTACCGGGGCTACCGGCTGGATTCCATCGAGGGCTTGAGCGGGCACTTCCATAACGTGGGCATCGACATCGCCTCGGACCGGCACTCCTCCTGTGTGGCTTGCCATGGTGACCTGGTGCATGAGGATATCGAAGAGATCCGCTCCTACATTAACATGCATACCTTCTACTTTTCCTGCGAGGTGTGCCATGTGCCCCAGCACCAGAACGGGGAAGAGCTGTTCAGCACCTTCCGCTGGTTCTCCAAAGATGACGGTGAGGTCCAGGAAGAGGCCTTTGGCTGCGATACCCGGGTGGAAGAGCGGGTCGAATGCCGCATCTCCCCCTTCGTACGGCGTAACGGCCGGCTGGAGCGCTTCGACGGACCCGATCTGGCCGCTTTGAGCCTTGAATATCAGGAGCTGCAGGCCACATTAAGCCGTGGTCAGCGGGTGGATTATCTGCGCCGTATCCACGACGGCCTGACCCCGGAGCCGATTTCCTGCCGGGATTGCCACGATCCGGAGATCCAGTACCTGCCCATGCGGGAGTTGGGTTACTCAGAACACCGGATCAGGGAGTTGACCGGTACTGCCATCCTGGGTTTGCTGGAAAAACACGACCAGGAAGAGCGTTTTCACCTGCCCCAGCTTTTCTCACCGCGCCGGGAGGGTCGCTGATGTATACCTGTTGGAAGGTAAGCCGAGCAGGGGCGAGTGTAAGCGATAAGCTGCGAGTAATGTTCTGGTTTGCCGCGCTGCTGCTGGCCGGGGTGATGCTGCTGGCCATGGGGCCGAGTTCGGCCCTGGCCTCCCTGAACTACGAGAAGATCGTGGTGGAGTTTGATTTTGCCATAGAACAGGGGGCTGGCCAGGCTCTGGAGCAACCCACCGATCTGAGTGTCGTCGATGGCGAGCTTTATGTCCTGGATGGCATGAACCACCGGGTGGCGGTTTTCGATCTCGACGGCAACTATCGCCGCCAGTTCGGCAGCCCGCGCGAAATTCCCCGGGCCATCGGGATCTGCGCCAGCGGCGAAGGGGGGGTTTACGTGCCGGATGCTGAAACCGGGCGCCTGCTGGCCTATTCAGCCCGGGGCGAGCTGTTGAGAAGTTTTAACGTCGCCCCGGTAAGGGAAGGAGAAAAGCCGGATATCACCGATTGCGTGGTCTCCCCGGCTGGAGAGATTTTTCTGGCCGACAATAACAACCACCGAGTTCAGGTCTACAACCGGGAAGGCGAAAGGCTCCGTCACTGGGGGCGATTCGGGGAAGCCGGCAATGAGTTCCGGTTTCCCGCCACCCTGGATATCGATGCTGACGGGGTAATATTTGTGGTGGATGTGATCAACAACCGGGTCAAAGGTTTTCGCGCCTCCGGGCGGCCGGCCCAGTGGCTGGGGGGCTGGGGGATCACCCCGGGCCGGCTGTTCCGCCCCAAAGGGGTTTTGGTGGTGGGCGACAGGGCCTTTGTGTCCGACAGTTATACCGGGGTGATCCAGGTTTTTCGGACGGCCGGCGGTTTGGTGGGCATCCTGGCTGATTCCCAGGGTGAAAATATCCGCTTTCGGACCCCCACCAACATGGTCTTCGCCAATAATCGCCTCTATGTGGTGGAACAGCTGGAAAACCGGGTAAGCGTATGGAGATTGGAACCATGAGCGGACTTGGGCGGAACAGGGTAAAAACAGCATGCTGCCGAAGGTTCTGGACTCCGGTTCTGCTAGCCATGTCGGTTTGGTTGCTGATCATCACTGCTCAGGCCCAGGCCCAACCTGTCGGTTCTTTGCTTGAAGAATCATCCAAGCGGGAGTGCGCCGTCTGTCATGTTATGTGGATGGACGAGTTCAAACAGGATGTTGAAACCCTGATCCCTTGGGTGGGTGACAATGTGTTAATGAAAAACACCTACGGCGTGGTCAGTGATGAGGATATGTGCTACAGCTGCCATGACGGTTACATCGCCGATGACCGGTACGTCTGGACCGGTAAACGGCATACGGTGTTTGAAAAACCATCGGAGAAGGTGGAGATTGATGAGCGACGCTTCCCATTAAGCGTCAACGATGAGATTTACTGCGGCACCTGTCACACCATCCATTCGGCCCAGTCCGGGGAAGTTGAAGAGTTGAGTTACGATCTTTTTTTACGCATGGAAAACCCCAACTCAGAGATGTGCATGGCCTGCCATCAGGATTATGACGCCGGTCCCGCCAAGGGACGCCACTCCATCGGTGAGGAGATAAAAAAGGGTTTCCCCTCGGATTTGAGAGAAATGCGCCTGCGGCCGGGGCGGAAAATGACCGATGAGGTCATCTGTAACTCCTGTCACGTGGTGCATGGGGCCAAACAGCAGGAGAGCCTTTTGCCGGTGGCGGCAGGGATGGCCAACTTCTGCGGCCAGTGCCATGAAGACCAAAATATCCGACGGGCCGGCGAAGGTGATTTTCTGGCCCACGTGATGGATGTGGAGTTTGATCAGGCCGAATTCCCCGCCACCCTGGAAGAAGCCGGCGCCTGGCTGGAAGACGACCGGCTGACCTGCCAGTCCTGTCATAATATCCACCAGGCGCAGGACGATCAGGCCCTGCTGGTGATGGTCCCGGGCCGGGAATCGGATCTTTGCCTCTCTTGTCATGACAACAAAAAGGTGATCAAAGACACCCCCCACAACCTGCTGATCACCGATCGTGAATTGCGGCTGAAAAACCTCAACCGGCAGCATGTGGAAGATGCCGGCCTGTGCGGCATCTGTCACAGCGCCCACGGCTGGCAGCAGGAGATGAGGGTCGGCGAGGACCCGGCCACCGAGGCCTGCAACACCTGCCACGGCCCCGGCCGCGGGCGGATGGAGATGGAACTGGCCGGACCGTACAGCCATAGCGTCGGGGTCGATCTCGAAGGCGCCAGCCCCCGGGATGATCATGGTCTGCCGCTTTACAACCACGACTTCACTCCGGGTGACAAGGTTTACTGCAACACCTGCCACGATTCCCACCAGTCGTTGGGGCAGGTTTACGGCACCCTGGAAGGGCGGGATGAACGGGGTCTGATCTCCACCCGTTTTTTGCGGGTGGAAGACTTCACCGAGATGTGCTCCCGCTGCCATACCGAGCAGATGGTGGTGGAAGGAGCCAACCATGATCCCCGCCTGTTTGAACTGGAATACCGCAATATCCGCGGCGAGTTGCCGGGGATGAGCGGCGCCTGCGGGGCCTGCCATTTGATGCATGAAGGGCCGGAGCCGGTGGGCTTTGCGGTGGCGCCGCCGGAGGTGAGTTATCCCGAGGCCATCAGCCGCAACCCGGAAAACTTCTACTGTCTCTCCTGTCACGAGGAAAACCGGGTGGGCCGGGAAAAACTGATCGGCGAAATCAGCCATCCCATGGGGGAAAAGCCGGCCATTGGCGAGAGCAGCGAGGAGCTGGCCGAGCTGGAAATCACCTGCCTCTCCTGCCATGATGTCCATCGCTGGGCGCCCGGCCAGACCGAACCGGGTCCGGGCTACCTGATGGAAGGGGATGTGAGCAGCAGCTTCCTGCTCATCGACAACCGCCACGGCGAGCTTTGCGCCCAGTGCCACAGAACTCCGGCCCTGGTCATCGACAGCGACCACGACCTCTCGGCCCATGCCGGCCGGGCCGTCGAGCTGGGGGTTTGCGAACAGTGCCATGCCCCCCACAACGCCCACGGCGACCGGCTTTGGGGGCGCGATTTGACCGGCGTGCTGCCCGGGGAGAAGGAGCCCAACCGGCTTTGTCTGGATTGCCATCGGCCCGGTGAGCCCGGCGAGAAATCCCAGGTGAGCCTGTACCGTCATCCGGAGGCCCTGCTGCTGACCGATCCGGCCTTGCTGGCCCGGCTTGATCTGGCTGACCCCGAGGCGACCATGGCGGCGGTGGAGCGGGAATTTGTCTGCGCCACCTGCCACGATCCCCACGTCTGGAGCCGGCAACTGCTGGCCCGGGAGGACAAGGTCGTAACATCGCCCCAGCAGGCCTTCCTCAAGCTGGGCGACCCAGCCGACACCTTCTGTGTGGATTGCCACGGCAGTGAGGTGCGGACCAAATACCTGTTTTATCACGAGGAAAAGGCACGCACCGAAGACAGCCCTTACTACGCCGACGAT
This window encodes:
- a CDS encoding cytochrome c3 family protein, encoding MIILSLLVMAGCAGLIARTPTQQFDHDIHVDSLVEHGFGCLDCHYFTTLEEQEFPKVFAVSEEALFGTMTICHYCHVDPETRDLAATQECMACHTEMDDIRPPTHLHDWTRDHGLDARNDRQTCVSCHNNPSFCNDCHTRRDTNFNVVHSRSYRYFHGIEAQIDPASCNACHTANFCIDCHSGRRRF
- a CDS encoding multiheme c-type cytochrome; the protein is MRLSGKTLPALGALCCLLLVSLAWSQEAAADRYYHADAENCMMCHKYPGLSRVDDNRELRLLFINERLLEHGPHYRVQCGDCHSDIDMVPHTLPVEEVNCLKQCHIVEPSTGERFSHERIQDFMTRGAHSRYDEEGNLKKYADDMPGCIDCHREEPMYQPMTYFKGDAYEGLDEQAMERCISCHEGEGFTESFYKHVSSRLEHTRSADVIEQMCANCHDNPDIIERHGLKRAVYSYKYTFHAKWTAFGGRTQPDCTDCHSNRGESVHLIRSQEDPLSAIHPDNRQATCSQIGCHENAGPYVGDIGVHIDTHLPEFIVERYVYYMFIVLLAGVLIGVYVLMILEQIRGLFPNASLIKERDKNHDK
- a CDS encoding formate dehydrogenase subunit gamma: MTSSGNDNQRPMTELPVSPYEFRRNRIYVYNGEKFFFRFSLHQRIQHIWLALSVLILILTGFPLKFPDSAFWQQVFALLGGIEMAPILHRIAGVALCTLFVYHMIYFIALFYREDIKPMRQRGEFSLWNALVAFYNIPMIPHVKDGTDLVDYVKYHLFISDKKPRYDKFMWKEKFDYFAVYWGTPLLGLTGIFMWNLEFFSHYLPGIVFNISYIAHTDEALLAASFLLVWHIYNTHLHRHKFPMGRVFITGYLSEHDMIEEHYDEYVVMMKAEGLEHEIKGQYDPSEHEHHWQERKSTKLIFGGVISAVSVVLIWMILDLSIYSSHGFFPRERPKLIEPPPQTVLEEVRLEGISALEGFNNKEEYRGYRLDSIEGLSGHFHNVGIDIASDRHSSCVACHGDLVHEDIEEIRSYINMHTFYFSCEVCHVPQHQNGEELFSTFRWFSKDDGEVQEEAFGCDTRVEERVECRISPFVRRNGRLERFDGPDLAALSLEYQELQATLSRGQRVDYLRRIHDGLTPEPISCRDCHDPEIQYLPMRELGYSEHRIRELTGTAILGLLEKHDQEERFHLPQLFSPRREGR
- a CDS encoding NHL repeat-containing protein, with amino-acid sequence MFWFAALLLAGVMLLAMGPSSALASLNYEKIVVEFDFAIEQGAGQALEQPTDLSVVDGELYVLDGMNHRVAVFDLDGNYRRQFGSPREIPRAIGICASGEGGVYVPDAETGRLLAYSARGELLRSFNVAPVREGEKPDITDCVVSPAGEIFLADNNNHRVQVYNREGERLRHWGRFGEAGNEFRFPATLDIDADGVIFVVDVINNRVKGFRASGRPAQWLGGWGITPGRLFRPKGVLVVGDRAFVSDSYTGVIQVFRTAGGLVGILADSQGENIRFRTPTNMVFANNRLYVVEQLENRVSVWRLEP
- a CDS encoding cytochrome c3 family protein, which codes for MSVWLLIITAQAQAQPVGSLLEESSKRECAVCHVMWMDEFKQDVETLIPWVGDNVLMKNTYGVVSDEDMCYSCHDGYIADDRYVWTGKRHTVFEKPSEKVEIDERRFPLSVNDEIYCGTCHTIHSAQSGEVEELSYDLFLRMENPNSEMCMACHQDYDAGPAKGRHSIGEEIKKGFPSDLREMRLRPGRKMTDEVICNSCHVVHGAKQQESLLPVAAGMANFCGQCHEDQNIRRAGEGDFLAHVMDVEFDQAEFPATLEEAGAWLEDDRLTCQSCHNIHQAQDDQALLVMVPGRESDLCLSCHDNKKVIKDTPHNLLITDRELRLKNLNRQHVEDAGLCGICHSAHGWQQEMRVGEDPATEACNTCHGPGRGRMEMELAGPYSHSVGVDLEGASPRDDHGLPLYNHDFTPGDKVYCNTCHDSHQSLGQVYGTLEGRDERGLISTRFLRVEDFTEMCSRCHTEQMVVEGANHDPRLFELEYRNIRGELPGMSGACGACHLMHEGPEPVGFAVAPPEVSYPEAISRNPENFYCLSCHEENRVGREKLIGEISHPMGEKPAIGESSEELAELEITCLSCHDVHRWAPGQTEPGPGYLMEGDVSSSFLLIDNRHGELCAQCHRTPALVIDSDHDLSAHAGRAVELGVCEQCHAPHNAHGDRLWGRDLTGVLPGEKEPNRLCLDCHRPGEPGEKSQVSLYRHPEALLLTDPALLARLDLADPEATMAAVEREFVCATCHDPHVWSRQLLAREDKVVTSPQQAFLKLGDPADTFCVDCHGSEVRTKYLFYHEEKARTEDSPYYADDPVGALRELLRRFRGN